A single window of Ornithorhynchus anatinus isolate Pmale09 chromosome 3, mOrnAna1.pri.v4, whole genome shotgun sequence DNA harbors:
- the ATOH7 gene encoding protein atonal homolog 7, producing MKSCKSGVTDSGLESDPRCPSGTECLVKCSSERLENSARRRLAANARERRRMQGLNTAFDRLRKVVPQWGQDKKLSKYETLQMALSYIMALTRILAEAERYSPGRDWISLHCEPFGPEIYPQYVGQKLPRDSDHYAQRLFGYAPERFQIAN from the coding sequence ATGAAGTCCTGCAAATCTGGTGTCACGGATTCCGGTCTGGAATCGGACCCCCGGTGCCCAAGTGGGACCGAGTGCCTGGTGAAATGCAGCTCGGAGAGGCTGGAGAACTCTGCCCGCAGGAGACTGGCAGCGAATGCCCGGGAGAGGCGGAGGATGCAAGGACTCAACACGGCTTTTGACCGCCTGAGGAAGGTGGTCCCCCAGTGGGGCCAAGACAAGAAATTATCCAAATATGAGACCCTGCAGATGGCCCTGAGTTATATCATGGCCCTGACCCGGATCCTGGCGGAGGCAGAGAGGTACAGCCCAGGGAGAGACTGGATCAGCCTCCACTGTGAACCCTTCGGCCCAGAGATCTACCCTCAGTACGTGGGGCAGAAGTTGCCGAGGGATAGCGATCACTACGCTCAGAGGCTCTTTGGCTATGCACCAGAACGCTTCCAAATTGCCAATTAG